Proteins encoded together in one Laspinema palackyanum D2c window:
- a CDS encoding ATP-binding protein, translated as MKEPVGKHLCSQPITPGFSQKNYPVTILLIDDRPLVGEVLRRKLGSEKDIEFFYCSNPVQAIPMALECEPTVILLDLVMPEIDGLMLLRFLRAHPKTQEIPVLVLSTEEQVSLKGEAFAAGASDYLIKFPDPIELIARIRYHSKAYINFLKQQEAYQELQLLHENLEQRVEERTKELRQTVENLQNTQTQLIHAEKMSALGQLVAGIAHEINNPLQFIAGNITHARQYTQDLLALVELYHRSNGDPGPEVKAFVQEIDWEFICEDLPNLMSSLQVGVDRIQEISNDMRNFSRMDQGRRIKVDIHEGIESSLVILQHRLKAHQIQVVKDYGNLPEIECCIGQLNQVFINLIGNAIDALEMGNSPVSESGDSSGRSPEVSRAPWTPRIGIHTELQNDSLVIQITDNGPGIPAEIQSRLFEPFFTTKPMGKGTGLGLSISYQIIVEKHQGLFTCNSSQGEGTEFKIVLPLHLDVTAEGGEGDSDSATIPLQRENRDPPTSAVENWATA; from the coding sequence ATGAAAGAACCAGTAGGCAAACATTTGTGTTCACAACCAATCACCCCCGGGTTTTCGCAAAAAAACTACCCCGTCACCATTTTACTCATCGATGATCGGCCCTTGGTGGGCGAAGTGTTAAGGCGAAAACTTGGCTCGGAAAAAGACATTGAGTTTTTTTACTGTAGCAATCCAGTTCAGGCGATTCCGATGGCCCTCGAATGTGAACCCACCGTAATTTTACTGGATTTAGTCATGCCCGAAATTGATGGATTAATGTTACTCCGGTTTTTGAGGGCTCATCCTAAAACGCAGGAAATTCCGGTTTTGGTGCTCTCCACGGAGGAACAAGTCAGTCTCAAGGGAGAAGCATTTGCGGCGGGTGCCAGTGACTACTTAATCAAATTTCCGGATCCCATCGAGTTGATTGCCCGGATCCGCTATCACTCCAAGGCTTATATTAATTTTTTAAAACAGCAGGAAGCCTACCAGGAACTCCAGTTGCTTCATGAAAATTTAGAACAGCGAGTGGAGGAACGCACGAAAGAACTCCGGCAAACGGTAGAAAACCTGCAAAACACCCAAACTCAACTGATTCATGCGGAAAAAATGTCCGCCCTCGGGCAATTGGTGGCGGGGATTGCCCATGAAATCAATAATCCCCTTCAGTTTATTGCCGGTAATATTACTCATGCCCGCCAATATACGCAAGATTTATTAGCCCTGGTGGAACTTTACCACCGGTCAAATGGGGACCCGGGTCCGGAGGTGAAAGCGTTTGTTCAGGAGATAGACTGGGAGTTTATTTGTGAGGATTTACCGAATTTGATGTCGTCCCTGCAAGTGGGGGTCGATCGCATCCAAGAAATTTCTAACGATATGAGGAACTTCTCCCGGATGGACCAGGGGCGGAGAATTAAGGTGGATATTCATGAAGGGATTGAGAGTAGTTTAGTTATTTTACAACATCGGCTAAAAGCGCATCAAATTCAAGTTGTCAAGGATTATGGGAACTTACCGGAAATAGAATGCTGTATTGGACAACTGAATCAAGTTTTTATTAATCTGATCGGGAATGCGATCGATGCGTTGGAAATGGGGAATTCCCCGGTATCAGAAAGCGGGGACAGCTCAGGGCGATCGCCCGAGGTGAGTCGGGCCCCTTGGACCCCCAGGATTGGTATTCACACCGAGCTCCAAAATGATTCCCTGGTCATTCAAATCACCGATAATGGTCCAGGGATTCCAGCAGAGATCCAGAGCCGACTGTTTGAGCCCTTTTTCACCACAAAACCGATGGGCAAAGGGACGGGACTGGGATTGTCCATTAGTTACCAAATTATTGTGGAAAAGCATCAAGGGTTGTTTACTTGTAACTCAAGCCAGGGAGAAGGAACGGAGTTTAAAATTGTCCTGCCTTTGCATCTGGATGTCACTGCCGAGGGGGGAGAGGGGGACTCGGATTCGGCAACAATTCCGTTACAACGGGAGAACCGGGACCCGCCAACTTCTGCCGTAGAAAATTGGGCGACTGCCTAG